The Papaver somniferum cultivar HN1 unplaced genomic scaffold, ASM357369v1 unplaced-scaffold_107, whole genome shotgun sequence genome includes a region encoding these proteins:
- the LOC113328142 gene encoding basic helix-loop-helix protein A-like, whose translation MDELFEELVGYLMQEEEANIQENINHEAHNSITGGTDDDNMMTVAMMDSFNINVDYERAGDCYNPHMDLQFNVDDNGYQLGALLNDECLTDLPLLDAMTGNFQGDCVAGNPSDDRIQCDRLLPGVTDTSLENYDIDQYFNLMETSTVQQKTDELSSPSIPDHQPQQHQQLEEEKRQQELGKQALIAPADDRNEEDMEEEEDVLLANEAAANDEDIGDDVGASSKNLKSERNRRKRLNQQYLTLRSIVPNITKMDKRTVLVDALAYLQDIIQQTQTEIENQNKVISSLNNSSVANEEMNNLPLHHHNEDAAPAAVEKNVVNVSGSDGQVPPLFLTLLVEPVAPPGPPPFERRAIFPAIMQMETEKLDEERYVLRIVFNTALGTMGLVQRSVEMLEGFESINVALSAYDQHHVQSSNFLRVKKIKGSLLQTNEEDLLNRAKESVKQLGLLFLPFVSSADNL comes from the exons ATGGATGAATTATTTGAAGAGTTAGTAGGCTATTTGatgcaagaagaagaagcaaataTTCAAGAGAATATTAATCATGAGGCTCACAATTCTATTACCGGCGGTACTGATGATGATAATATGATGACAGTGGCGATGATGGACAGTTTCAACATTAATGTTGATTATGAGCGAGCTGGAGATTGCTATAATCCCCATATGGATCTACAATTTAATGTTGATGATAACGGTTATCAGTTGGGTGCATTATTAAATGATGAATGCTTAACTGATCTTCCATTACTGGATGCCATGACCGGTAATTTTCAAGGAGACTGTGTTGCCGGTAATCCATCCGATGATAGAATCCAGTGTGACCGTCTATTACCGGGTGTCACTGATACTTCTCTAGAAAATTATGATATCGATCAGTACTTCAATCTGATGGAGACGTCAACAGTGCAGCAGAAAACTGATGAATTATCATCACCATCTATACCTGATCATCAAccacaacaacaccaacaactaGAGGAAGAAAAAAGGCAACAAGAACTGGGAAAACAAGCATTAATAGCACCAGCTGATGACCGTAACGAGGAGGATatggaagaggaagaggatgTGTTGTTAGCAAATGAGGCTGCCGCCAATGACGAGGATATTGGTGATGATGTTGGTGCATCCAGTAAGAATTTGAAGTCAGAACGTAATAGACGGAAGAGGTTGAACCAACAGTATTTGACATTAAGATCCATCGTCCCAAACATTACCAAG ATGGATAAAAGAACTGTTCTTGTTGATGCTCTGGCTTATCTACAAGATATAATTCAGCAGACacaaactgaaattgaaaatcagaaCAAAGTAATCTCATCACTTAATAATTCTTCCGTGGCAAATGAGGAAATGAACAATCTGCCTCTTCATCATCACAATGAGGAtgcagcaccagcagcagtagAGAAGAACGTCGTAAATGTTAGTGGCAGTGATGGCCAGGTCCCACCATTATTCCTCACCTTACTAGTTGAACCAGTGGCGCCACCAGGTCCACCACCGTTCGAACGCCGTGCAATTTTTCCAGCCATAATGCAG ATGGAAACTGAGAAGTTAGACGAGGAGAGATATGTGTTAAGGATTGTGTTCAACACAGCATTGGGAACAATGGGTCTAGTACAAAGATCTGTAGAAATGTTGGAAGGCTTTGAATCCATAAATGTTGCCCTTTCTGCGTACGATCAACATCACGTGCAATCTTCAAACTTTCTACGC GTTAAGAAAATCAAGGGATCTCTATTACAGACTAATGAAGAAGACCTCCTAAACAGGGCGAAAGAAAGTGTGAAACAGTTGGGACTTCTTTTTCTTCCCTTCGTTTCTTCCGCCGATAATCTATAA